From Micromonospora echinospora, one genomic window encodes:
- a CDS encoding MFS transporter has product MTQSREITPPPNGPAEPRQRNSWAVVLTAGLISFLVMLEINVVHVALPVIQRELGTTQGVTQWVAVGYLLPAVILVLPCGRWLDQIDRRTAYAFAVGGFGLTSLAAGLAPGIETLITARVIQGVFASLIFAMAPALAALAVRADAQGRAMSVIATMGPLGAITGPSLGGFLLDTIGWRAAFLVVVPVCAVVLPIGLRTIPATGKAFRLPDREWLVAAGLIAVSVGALLGGISLAPDRGPAWVLLSLLAVPALLLWHRLGTNRPVLDLLRTREISVAALAIVTGSLGYAMLAFIVPYFLLQVLDTSAAVAGLTVLAYPLAMAVFAPLGGTLADRWAPGPVALVGALLVATSVLLVQPLASDWGPVDLAWRLAVGGAGTALFGGPVQAMAMRAAPRPLAATAAGTLQSGRMLGFTLGPAVATAVWAASGHSVPGMRNALTTSLTIATLTAVVLAAGLLLTARRARPAVAPAVAEPIEVMPEKALD; this is encoded by the coding sequence GTGACGCAGAGCCGGGAGATCACGCCGCCGCCGAACGGACCGGCCGAACCGCGCCAGCGCAACAGCTGGGCGGTCGTGCTCACCGCGGGCCTGATCTCCTTCCTCGTGATGTTGGAGATCAACGTCGTGCACGTGGCGCTCCCCGTCATCCAGCGGGAACTCGGGACGACGCAGGGGGTGACGCAGTGGGTGGCGGTCGGCTACCTGCTGCCGGCGGTGATCCTGGTGCTGCCCTGTGGACGCTGGCTCGACCAGATCGACCGCCGGACGGCGTACGCCTTCGCGGTCGGCGGCTTCGGGCTCACCAGCCTCGCCGCCGGCCTGGCCCCGGGGATCGAGACCCTGATCACCGCCCGGGTCATCCAGGGTGTCTTCGCCTCGTTGATCTTCGCCATGGCGCCCGCCCTGGCCGCCCTCGCGGTCCGCGCCGACGCGCAGGGTCGGGCGATGAGCGTCATCGCCACCATGGGACCGCTCGGCGCGATCACCGGCCCGTCGCTCGGCGGGTTCCTGCTCGACACGATCGGCTGGCGGGCGGCCTTCCTGGTGGTCGTGCCCGTGTGCGCCGTGGTACTGCCGATCGGTCTCCGGACGATCCCGGCCACCGGCAAGGCGTTCCGGCTGCCGGACCGGGAGTGGCTGGTCGCCGCCGGGCTGATCGCCGTCTCGGTCGGCGCGCTCCTGGGCGGCATCTCGCTGGCGCCGGACCGGGGCCCGGCCTGGGTGCTGCTGTCGCTGCTCGCCGTGCCGGCGCTGCTGCTCTGGCACCGGCTGGGCACCAACCGGCCGGTGCTGGACCTGCTGCGTACGCGGGAGATCTCGGTGGCCGCGCTCGCGATCGTGACCGGTTCCCTGGGGTACGCGATGCTGGCGTTCATCGTGCCGTACTTCCTCCTCCAGGTGCTCGACACCAGCGCGGCCGTCGCCGGTCTGACGGTGTTGGCCTATCCGCTGGCCATGGCGGTGTTCGCGCCGCTCGGCGGCACCCTGGCGGACCGTTGGGCGCCGGGGCCGGTGGCGCTCGTCGGGGCCCTCCTGGTGGCGACCTCGGTGCTGCTGGTCCAACCGCTCGCCAGCGACTGGGGCCCGGTGGACCTGGCCTGGCGACTGGCGGTGGGCGGGGCCGGCACCGCCCTGTTCGGCGGGCCGGTCCAGGCCATGGCGATGCGGGCCGCTCCGCGTCCGCTCGCGGCCACCGCCGCCGGCACCCTCCAGTCCGGGCGGATGCTCGGCTTCACCCTCGGCCCGGCCGTCGCCACGGCCGTGTGGGCCGCCTCCGGCCACTCCGTTCCCGGCATGAGGAACGCCCTGACGACGTCACTCACCATCGCCACGCTCACCGCCGTCGTCCTCGCCGCGGGTCTGCTGCTGACGGCCCGCCGGGCCCGGCCCGCCGTGGCGCCCGCCGTCGCCGAACCGATCGAGGTGATGCCCGAGAAGGCTCTCGACTGA